Proteins encoded in a region of the Prunus persica cultivar Lovell chromosome G4, Prunus_persica_NCBIv2, whole genome shotgun sequence genome:
- the LOC109948672 gene encoding zinc finger MYM-type protein 1-like — MNEKQHIENIFHKHSHESRIDYRIRSNAFVDCIRFLLRQGLVFRGHDESEDSSNQGNFLELLQFLDAPGNLKVTSPKIQKDIVNATAVETTDAIIRDMDDSFFYILIDESCDVSVKEHMVVMFRYIDNKGCVIERFIGIEYVTSTTTKSLKASIDTLFSRHKLSMCRLRGQGYDGASNMSREFNGLKTLIMRENESAYYVHCFAHQLQLAIVGLAKKSLIGAFFTLVSNVVNIVGASFKHRDILRDKQALKVVEELKH, encoded by the coding sequence ATGAATGaaaaacaacatattgaaaatattttccatAAGCACTCACATGAATCTCGAATTGACTACAGAATCAGATCGAATGCATTTGTTGATTGTATTAGATTTCTTCTAAGACAAGGTCTTGTCTTTCGTGGCCACGATGAGTCTGAGGATTCAAGCAACCAAGGTAACTTTCTTGagcttttgcaatttcttgatGCTCCTGGAAACCTCAAAGTAACTTCACCTAAGATTCAGAAAGACATTGTAAACGCTACAGCAGTTGAAACAACTGATGCTATTATTAGAGATATGGATGATtcattcttttatattttaattgatgaatCTTGTGATGTATCAGTAAAGGAGCATATGGTTGTTATGTTTCGTTATATAGACAATAAAGGATGTGTGATTGAACGGTTCATAGGTATTGAATATGTTACAAGTACCACAACTAAGTCACTTAAAGCAAGTATTGATACATTATTTTCTAGACATAAATTGAGTATGTGTAGATTACGAGGTCAAGGTTATGATGGGGCCAGTAATATGAGTAGAGAGTTCAATGGTCTAAAGACACTTATTATGAGGGAGAATGAGTCTGCTTACTATGTTCACTGTTTTGCACATCAACTTCAGTTGGCTATTGTGggtttggccaaaaaaagccTCATAGGTGCTTTCTTCACCTTAGTTTCTAATGTGGTAAATATTgttggagcatcatttaaGCATCGTGACATTCTTCGGGATAAGCAAGCTCTCAAAGTAGTTGAAGAGTTGAAGCACTAA